acccctcacccctggccccatcccagagcctgcaccccaactggaGCCTTCAACTCCTCTTGCACCTCAACCCCAGCCCACTGAAAAtaagcgagtgagtgagggtgcgggagagcaagcgacagagggagagcggatggagagagcagggggtgggggccttggagaaggggcagggcctcggggcacgggtgttcagttttctgccatcagaaagttggcaaccctagccccaTTTCCAAGAGATGGGCCTAAAACAGCTTTGTCCATGTAAGGGTTTATTACTAAGTTAATAATAAGGGTTTTCAAAACTCATTAACAACAGCGGCTTAAccactcaaaaagaaaaacaaccattAAGCTACAGAATACAAATCTCATTTTACCAAAGTCTCTACAGCATAAACAAATGATTCTGggaaaaactgactttttaaGCTGGAAAATACTTACAAAATGTTCAGAATAGTTGTTTTAATGCAATTATAGATAAAAATGAGTAATGTACCTGGGGTTTCAATGAAAGCCTCTCCTTTTGGCCTATGtttatgcaggatgtcagactagatcagggctggccagcctgtggctccggTGCCATGTGGatcttcagaaattaatatgcggctccttgtataggcaccaactccggagCTAGAGCTACTGTCGCCAACTTTTCAAtatgctcactgctcaactctggctctgccacaagcccttcccccacttcacccctttccACCCTCCCTCCTGAGCTTGCCATGTCCTTGTacctcctccctctctgccccgggcctcctgcacgccacaaaacagctgattgggaggtgcagggagggagcaggaagcacTGATCGGTGAGGCTGctagtgggtgggaggcactgggagcaggggagagctGTTTACATATTATTGTGGacctttggcaatgtacattggtaaattctggctccttctcaggctggcTACTCctagactagataatcataacaATCCCTTCTGTCCTGAAAGTTTTGAGTTAGCCTTAAAGGGTTAATGGCTTTGTATTCCGAAGTATTGTATGCACGAATTATAAGTGTAGTCATGGCAAATACATTCTAGCAgatatagtattttaaaaaaaattaagaattgttCTGTAATGATTACTCATAATGTTAAAACTATTTATGTTCCAAATTTAAATCATCTATGCTAGGAAAAGAGGGAGAAGGCAATTACAAGGCAATTCTCCCTTTAATGCACATAGAAGAAATTCCATGGGAGTTAAACACAAATATCAAGGGAGAAAATATACTTTAGATTTCCTATCTATGGGCTAtgttaggcctgattctgatctcctgtACGATGGTTTTACTCTGACACGCTACTGACTACAATAGAGTTACTCACAATTCATTCTGAtacaagtgagatcagaatcaggctcactgtTACAAGTGTGTGCCAATCTTTTTAATTATTCTAgaattattctttttaattattacaaAAAACCCACTAATTGTTCTAtaatgcctgctctgaactttGGGACTATGAATCCAAGAGAGAAACATGTATGGCATAGAGGCTACACACTGGAGAGAAGAAGATTTATGGAACCGGGCTCCTCGAAAATTCATAAAAAGTTTTGAAGTGATGTcatttcataaagaaacaaatacaacTCATTAATTCACTCTGAGTATCAGCAGAGTCTCAAGCAGACAGGCAGAAGAAATAAGATAAAACAAATTCAAAGGTCTGCTGCCCAGTATGTTTTTAACTGGCTCTGCCTTTGATTTGTAAAGGTCAGGTCAGTTGCCAGTTCAGCATTCAGTGCTGACCTTTTTATAGCAAAATGTTAGAGgatctcttttccttctctctacaGTTCCCTGAATAGTTTCTCACAATATCAATTATGTTTAAAAGCCTCAGATGGTCTGTCCAACTTCTTTTGTGACTGTCCCTTTTCTCTCCTCGCTGCATGCAGGTGCCTCTCTTTCTCTTGACGTAGATGCATTCAGTAAAGTGGAGGGCAACCTTGCAGTATAAGTCAAATAGTTTTGACTTTCTGCTTTTAATCTGAAAAAacgttatttaaaataaatcggCAAGAAGCATTGCTACACAGTAGTAGAGGAGGGGATATTTTTTGGAGCGTGTgtgtaaaaaagagaaaaagccaCTTTGCTTAAAAATGTATGGCTTGGTGAAACAGACTTGCGAGATCCTTCTACCTTTTAAAGAGAGGATTGTGTGTTCCTCTGCATTTGGAAAACACCTTGCACGTTTTAGGCACTATCTACACAATAAGAGTAAAAGCAAAATATGACAAACAAAATGGAAGTAGTCTGAAATTGCTTTAGCTCTGTATTCAATGTACTGTACTAGTGAATAATGAAGAAGTCATTACATGTAGTCTTGGCttacttatcagaggggtagccgtgttagtctggatctgtaaaagcagcagagaatcctgtggcaccttatagactaacagatgttttggagcgtgagctttcgtgggtgaatacccacttcgtcagacgcaggtatgcAGCAAAAACTCAGGACCGCacttccaaagagaaactgctgagcttcagattCATTtgcaattgacaccatcagcATCTGACTAACAAAGCATGGAATGTTTTTCCAATTACAAGAACCAGTCTTcttctccctggttttcacacaTCTCATGCTAAACAGGGTCCTCACCTCCCTGATAACTTAAGCCTCGTTATACCTCTAGCttgtatacctgcccctggaaatttcctgcgtctgacgaagtgggtattcacccacgaaagctcacgctccaaaacgtctgttagtctataaggtgccacaggattctctgctgctttggctTACTTAGTTTCCCAGTCTTTAATGACAGACAATTCCCATGTTTCAAAAAATGGAGCTATTCTTGTCTCTTGTAGCTTTAATATTACGTTAGGAAAAGTAATAAAGCGGCAAGAAAAATAAGCTACCAAGATACACACAATAGGGTTTTCATAGTATTCAGAGTGGAAGGAGACATCTGGTATCTGGGTGACCAGTAGAGATTCTGGCTGTATAAACACTCATTAGGGGCCAGATACCagaaacacttatgcacatgacTAAATTTGCAGTTTATGGCCCTGTATCAACTGGTCAGGTTAAGAATCAGCTAGTGTATTGATCCTCAAATAATTAAGGCtaaggacaaatattttccatactgggagtgaaatcctggcctattgaagtcagtagcaaaattccCCTTAACTTCAAAGGGCCAGGAATTCAAACTTGTTAATGCGGGTGTTGGGGTAGAGTTGAGACTCCACAGAGTTTTGTAGCCTCCTGTATATCCAAGTCTGTTTCATGGCAGCAAAAATGACAGCCACCTTGAATGTCCTTAAGGGAGAAGTCTCTGCGGCTGTTTCTAAAGTATGTAAATCTTAAATTTTAACTAGAAAAAGCCTATTCAAATAGACTTTGAGAACAGCGGCATGAACTCCTGCCACTGAAGGAACAATAGTGAGTATGGCCCTGTGGGAAAATGAATGAAGCCAAAGGCAGGAGGATCCTGCATAGCTCTCCTGCCTTCAGGCCCCATACACCTTGTGCAGTGGAACCACATCTGCAGTTCACATTCTACAAGGCTGAATAGGCTTCTGGATGGAAAGATTCAACGAGGAAGCAGTGACAGTGGGTGACAGTGCACCTCTTTGGCCAATTCTAGCAATTGCCATTGAGCTCTAATTCACTATCACGGTTCTAAAGTGCTGCATTAAATCCTGTGAAGGAAAAGATACACCggtacctcgatataacaccacccgatataacacgaatttggatataacacagtaaagcagtgctctagggaggcggggctgcgcactccagtggatcaaagcaagttcaatataacacggtttcaccaataacgcagtgagattttttggctcctaaggacaatgttatatcgaggtagaggtgtatcttacTGCTTTGAGGGCTCACTACAGCATTTGCTCTTACATTGCCGCTGAGATGTGGTCAAATCGAGGCTATGCTGGTGCTCTTAAGAGTAGAACATTGTCCTGTCTGTCATTTAGAAAGCAATTTTCCCTAGGTTTGCAATATGGTTACTGATTTCACCTTTGTCACAAGCCATTAATGATCTCTGTACAGGTAACATGAAGAAGTTGCGAGGGGAGGGGGCGGTTTTAAGATTTTCCTGGGATGttattaatttacaaaaaaataaattcattggGCAGAACTAGCTCATTTCTAATGCTATCTTATTTACACTGAATATTTCAGTAGCACCACTAGCCATTCTTCCCAAGGTAGCTGCACTAGTCAATTGTAAGGGCCAAATCCTCCACCCTAATACATGAACTATGTGTAGGGGAGATCTGCAAGGGTCCCAGAGGGGGAAGAAGTCTCCCTACCAGGCCATGGAACAACAGTGGAGTCACTGTGGGCCAcaggtgctggaagtaggggtgctgctgcaccacctggctccaagtggtttccattatatacagggtttacagtttggttcaatggttctcagcacctccagtataaaaattgttcctgcaCCCCTGTTGTGGGCAACCCAAGGTGGTAGTAGGTCCCATAGCTAGTTACACCTCTTCCCTTCAAAGACATGTGCATGCACATACACTGGAACATGTCTGGTGGGTCCAGGTGCTGGATGCTCTAGCACCATTCACAATGCTATCCTGTGGGGGCAAAGTCCCCACCATGCTTCATAGTCTACAGGGCTACAGATATcgttccctcctcccacccctcggGACTGagcaaaaaaagaacagaagaagaagaaagggtaAAAGTTGTGTGATTagcctctttaaaaaaatgctaaaatgttGCAGTGTTTACTGTCATCACTAGTTCTCTAAAAACTGCCAAAAATACAACACAGGGAACAACCCTTGAATGAAATACCTAGTGTAACAAGTGAGAGGTCACTAACAGGGCCCAGGTCAGATCTTCTTTCTCAAAGCAGTGGAGTATGTATGTAAGGTTGGTgcagaaaaaaagacattttcctcCCTTTAACATGAGGCCCCATCACAATAAGGCTTCCAGCAGTACACACTTCCTCCCGAGATCCTGAAGAGGAGTGATAGCCTCAGTACTTGGTACCCTATTTCACCATCTCTAGGCTTCTCAGTGCTCCAGTGGGTAGATCCCTTGCTGTGCTTGGGTGAGCAAAAACATCCCTGCCATACTTCATAGTTCAGAGAATACAGAACTGCTCAACTTGCTCTCTGCTATCCAGGCAGCAGAACCATACAAGTCAAGTCCTGGTGTGTTTTGACCCTTCGCTAACACCAGTCTTTGGATGATGTTCTGAACTTTCAAATCCCCCATCAATCTCCCTCTTCTTTCATTTCACTCACTCCTACCTGCCTGCTAAATACATTAGTGTCTCTAATCTCTTCTAAGATCCACATTTCTTCCTTCATGTTCCcagtttcttttcttccttctttgcaAATCCCTCATTTCCCACCTCTCTTCCCCAAACCTTCATTCTACCATCCCTCCTTGAATGTTCCACAAATGCCCACAGCTTATGACAGCCCCCATTCTACACAATGACAGAAATATGacagctcatctagtccagtctcctgcactgaagcaggactttGACCATGCCTGACATATATttgtctaaaccaggggtcggcaacctttcagaagtggtgtgtagagtcttcatttattcattctaatttaaggttttgcgtgccagtaatacattttaacctttttagaaggtttctttctataagtctataatatatgactaactaaactattgttgtatgtaaagtaaataaggtttcaaaatgtttaagatgcttcattttaaattaaattaaaatgcagagacccccggactggtggccaggacccgggcagtgtgagtgccactgaaaatcagctcacgtgccgccttcggcacccgtgccataggttgcctatccctggtctaaactgttcttaaaaacctcccatgaCCAAGACTCCACAACCATCCTGGGTAATTTGGTTCAGTGCTTAACactcttacagttagaaagtttttgctAATGTCTAAGCTAAATCtcttttgctgcaatttaagcctataaCTTGTGCTGtactcagtggataaggagaacaaatATTCACCCTCtgccttataacaaccttttacatacttgaagactgttatcaagtcccctttggtcttctcttttccagactaaacaaccctgtttttttctatctttccttgtaggtcatgttttctaggccttcaatcatttttgctgctctcctctggactttctccaatttctgtatatccttcctgaaatgtggtgcccggaactggacacaatactccagatgagcccCTATCAGCTCTTCATCAAGGTCTTTCTGAACCTCCATCCCCCCCTTAACCTCCTCTCCAGGGGGATCTGTCCCATATATCACACTCATCCCTGCTCAGTTCCTCCAGAGGACCCTCATACAGGTCACCCACAGCTCTACTAGTTCTCCACGGTGAGTCCCCTTGTATTTGTCCATCCTCAGCTCTGCATCCCAAGGGGTCCTCCCATACATACCGTGCCCTGCACCTGCTCCTATCCCCAGTACTTCTCACTAAGGGATTCCCTTAAACCTGTATCCTCCTACTCAATTCTCTTCAACAGGGTGTGCCCCCCTCCACTTGCTTATTTCCCCTACAGAGCAAGCTGAAAGTTGGGGGGGGGACACAAAGACAATCTTTTAGGGAGTTGGATGTGACAGGTTTGCTCCCCCCCTCCCAAGTACTGTAACCATCACCCCCATTCTCTGTGAAAGAATGCTGTGGGGTTAGCAATATCATACAGCAAATTAAAAGATAACCTACCAACAGTGGTGACCAACAAGCAAAGAGAACACACATGATCCCCAACAGCTGGACCAGTGTTTCCATGGTGATTCTCCCCCACTGCTTGCTGGACTGAGAGGCTGAGGGTTTGGTCCTGCACCGAGCCACTAAAGCTTTGATTGTGGCCAAGTTACACGCCATGATGACGATCAGAGAGGAAAGTCCCAGAAAGGCAAAGGCTGAAGCGAAGAAGGTGTTGCCCACACCGTGGTTGTCCCCGGTGCTGATAAAACACCAGGTGCCTGGCCACTGCAGGGTGTACCGCCCTAAGCCAGCTATGGGCAGGAGGGCAAAGGCAAACACTGCCAGCCAGATGCTGAGCAAGACAGTCTTGGTCACCCTGGTTCGCATGTGGCTGGCGTACCAGTGAGGCGCTCTGATGGCCAGGGTCCTTTCTACGGCCATGGCACTGGCGATGAAGAGGGGGCAGAGGCCAAAGACGGTCATGCAGAACCCAAAGAAGGCGCACAGGTTGCCCGAGGGGTCCAGCTCCTGCCAGTTCCTGTTGGCCAGATACACGGCGATGACCACGGGGCTGGTGAGGAGCTGGCCAGTGAGGTCGGTGAGCGCCAGGGAGCCGATGCACAGCAGGAAGGACTTCTTCCGCGTGTTCTCCTTCCGCTGGCAGGCGCGGGACACCAGCAGCATGGCCAGGGCATTGCCCACCGTGCCCGTCAGCATCATGCTCAAGGGGAACGCCACCGAGACCGAGCCGCACCCCTCCGCGGGGCGCGCAGTGCCGTTGTCGGCCCCCCGCGTGGTGCTGGCGCCGCCCCACATGCTGGGAGCGGTGTGGTTGAAGCGGCCCCCcacacagagctgggggggcgTCATGCTGCCGGCTTGGCGCCGGAGCGGAGCCGGCGCCGCAGCAGCCCAGCCGCGGCCGCGCTGCCCCAGCCCATGGCGAGGAGCTCAGTGGGCCGAAGGGCCCAGCCGCCGAGCTATAAGGCAGAGGAGGCGGGGCCCCGGGGCTTCATTCGTCCAGCTCCGCTGGGGGGCGTCCCTCCCCTGAGAGGCTGGCGAGCGGGGCGGCTCGCGTCCAGCTAACCGGCGGGACGCGGGGAGCGGGGTTGCCAGGGGCTGGATCCCGCGCGCGAGCCGCCGCTTGCAGCGCTGCCGGAGGAGACGGAGCCAGGCGCCTCCGGAGCCGGTTTCCAGGTAACAGCGGTAACAGTCCGCCCAGCCCCGGCATGGGCAGCGAGCAGCCCAGCTCTAGCCTAGCCCGCGGTGGGCAGCGCGTCACGCCTGGGGCGGCTGTACCGACAGCGCAACGCGGAGCAGAGTTGCCACAGAGCGTTCTGCTCCTGGTCACATTTTCCCTCCTACAGGTTGTTCCTGCCAGGGAGCTgcgtgaggggggggggggggggttctgatCCCTCCGACCATTACAGCACATCACGaggtttccttttatttaatcGTAATTTGGGACGGGAGGCACGAGAGGAAAAGAGACAAATGAGTAACGTACCTAGAAGTGCACAGGGCGATTGGCGCCATCTATCTCGAAATCACCACGGACACAAAATCCGTTCAGCCAGCTGTTCTGTTACGTTAAACAATATCTAGCTACATGATTGTAAAAGATTTTCTATATCCATGCCTTCTATTTCTGTGCCATCAAAGCGAGAAATCAAACTCTTAACCCTTAAACACTTGCAAGTAAAGTCAAACTTTCTTTACAAGTGCCTGTACAGACCTGGCAATATGACGGTGATTATAAGAATAAAAGGAAGTGAAAAGGATGCGTTATCCTCCCTAGAATTATCTGGCTTGATTGCGCTTTTCTACTGCTTTTTCATGTTGAAAAATCAGCTATACTGGTATGGAATCTACACCTTTACATTGTCTTTAGGAGatgaaatcaattttttaaaaaaatccttaatatTCATTGGTCAGTTAAATACATTTAACATTAATTAAAATTGTTAGCTGCTTTTTATTCTACCCTTGCAGCTCATCTTCAACTTAAATTCACACCACAGCTGTTTTCTCTTCTTCATATGGAGCTATCCTTACTTATAGAATCCTTACTTATGTACAGATTTCCCTGATTCCAGCCCTTAATTTCTTTTATCCAGTACAATAGCGTAATTGTTAGTGAAACATAAGTTATTGTCCGGATACAACCATCACCTGTATCCATGAGTATTATTGGAGCATAAATACCAATTGTTGTCATTAACATTAACATCAAGCGTCAGTATATAATAGACTATTGGAGTTGTTTTGGTAAATGAGAAACAAAATGAGCCATCATCTTTCTCTTTAGAAATCAAAATGTGCTAGATATTAATTCATAATATTCATGCTGCTCCTGATTCCTTTCATATCAGGTTAAGGAGGAATAGAGCAAAACTAAAACCAGGATGTGGCGCAGTCCTTAAAATGTGGTAgtagaggaaaacattttttagTGGGGGAacttcattccccctccccagcctttgAGACCACTTTATCATTTCGTCAGGTAAAAATCCATTTTAGCCAAACAGTGGAAGTCTTAGTTATAAGTAACTAACATTGCAGGATATTGTTTTGTTACTGGAGTTTACTATTTTATTCAGGTGTGACAATTTTGAATAGACAGAGAATAAATCTGGGGGGAAAGTAGTCATACAGAGTGAGATTAAGGTATTTAGTCTCCCATTTTAGGGAAGTTTGATTAGTTTTTCACTTTTGTATATATGAAAACTTGCCATCAGGGTCCATCTTACAGGTTTAGATTGCCATCTTAGGGGACATAATTGCTAAGTTCAGGTATCCTCTGGCAGATAATACTTTGTCATTCAAAGAGATAAATtcaggtttcattaaaaaaacaaaacaaacaaaaaccaaacaaatccaaatttaacaggtttcagagtggtagccgtgttagtctgtatcagcaaaacaatgtgttagtatctaaggtgccacaagtactcctcgtttttCCAAATTTAACAGagatattttcatgaaaatatgtTGAATGCAACAAACATGTTTGTAACACAAACATTTCACTATTCTACTAGTAACTGAGAACTAGAAAGTGGAACTGAAGATAACACAACCAGTTCTAAAACACCTGCATCCAACAATGTCAAACAGGCTTTACAAATATTACATCTGAAGTTTTTTAAAGCTGCCTAATGGGTTTGGACACCCAATTCACATTAAAATTGTCCATCCAAATCATTATGCAGCTTTGAAAAGCTCAGCCTAATTACATACATCTCACTGCACCCATGTGAGAATATCTATCTCATTTATATGGCCCCCAATAActacagtatctgagtgtctcaccATTTTTGATGTTCATCCCCCTCATCATCTGTGTGAGGTAGGGCAGAGCTATTCTTCTCATGTACAGATGGGGTATTGTggcccagagagactaaggccaagacccaaatcctcaaaggtatttaggctcctaactcccatggttttcaatggaaattaggagcctaactatgtttgaggagctgggcctaagtgactggcccaaggtcacacagggaagtCTGTAGTAGAGCTGGGACTTGTACCTAGGTGTCCTAAGGCTTAgcttgtgccctaaccactggagcaCCTGGCCTGTCTTGTATTATCTCCCTTTTACAAGTGACAAAACTGAATTCAGAGAGGTCAGTGAACTTGCTCAGATCACAAACACGTGGGTTACAGCAACAGGATTACTAATACAACACGTCTCCTGTTTCCCAGTCCTCTTCTTGATCTAAGGTGTGAGAAAGAGGCTGAAATCAACTTATTTTCATTGTTGTAGATGATAAGTACAAAAGATAGAAAACAGCCTAAATAGATAACACGAAATTAGCTCAACTCACCCACTTGCAGCACAATCCCTGTGGTCCCTAGAATTGCCATCAGAATGAAAGGGAAGGGTGATGGTGGTGGTCATCAGCACTGAGTGCTGCTATTTGGCCAAACTTTTTGGTATAGAGCATTCCATGGTGTATGCCATTGTGTTAGATATTTGCACAGTCATACAGCAAGTCCTGTTGTCCTGCATAAATATGGCAGCAAATGTGCATGAGCTCATGGAAACCTAAGATGGGAAAGTATGCATTACTGCACCATAATTCAGATTCTAAGACCAGGAGTGACAGTTCTGCTCACCTTAGTGACAAATCTGGCCTTCTATACAACAGAGGCCATAATAATGACCCCCATTTCCTTTCCCAGACCCTCACCCCCTGCAAGCTCATTCCTGCtgactgcttttttattttaccttGTTGCCAAAGACATACAGGGAATTGCATTTGTCTCAAACAACAGCACCATCCAGTGATGTGTTGTGTTAATAACTTGGTATTTTTCACACTCATACAGTATTTCAGGGACTATTTAAATCAGGTTTCTTCATGAAAGGTGCCAGCTGATATTTGGCTGGAAGTGaaattatttacataaatatactAAATGCTAATTTTTGGCACTACATGCTATTTGTGCTTAATAGGTTTATATGTATATGAGGATTCAGCCCTGCCTTTATTTTTAGTAGAATGGCTATTTTATGCACATCAATCAACCTGAATCTAACAATTGTAGTTAGAATATCAAGTCTCGTGGAGATTTTATCCCTTATACAGATAAAATTAAGGTTGTCTTTATATATTATTTGCTTTTTCTGGATGACAGTATAAGAACAAAAGTATTTGCATGGAGGCAGGATTCCAGatccacaggagaacaaaaagaAGTTGGCAAGCAATAACAGATTCCATACATATAGTCAGGCCTTTTTGAATGTGAGCTTGTGTTCAGTGCAGCATTAACTTAAGGTATAACTCAAGCGTTGCCCCCAAATTGGCTTCTATGCACACACAAATGTCTATTCTAGCTGGAATAGAGGTGCTTTCAACCTTAGCTGGCCTGTATTGGGTTTGGGTGGAAGCTCAAGTGCTGCTGCTTGAACTGGTAACATAATGGGGACACAGATACTCTGTGTTGCTAATCCAATCGagtgttagggcttgtctacacttggaaatttactgaaataagagtgtccagaTGGGGGCTTACACTGAAATATGTTCACAAATCTTAATGGTGTTGGAGATTTGACTCAACAGTTCTAGTCGTGAGAATGTGAACAAGATTTCTGTATTTATTGAACACTGGCACGTGATTAATTACACAATGCAATAGGTAGAAATTGCCTTAGTCTTTTCCTTTTTGCTTGGGTGACTTTAAGGCTCACAAAAAAAGGTGGAGACCGGCCCCACAGAGATTGCAGCCCTGTGTGTAAATTTCTCCATCCCCCAAGGGTTGTATTTAGCCTCCTTGCCCATTTAGTCCCTTGCCACTGTACTGAGACCACCAGCAAGCCTGGTTACTAACATGGTAGTTTTCAGATAGGGATGCTTACCCCTTAGCAATTGAACCCTGATATCTAACACATCTCTCATAGGTCAACCAACCATCAGATGTCAATTACTTCCACTTTTTCCTGACCTAGGTTAGATTCATACGGTTATTGACAGGCACAAAGATCTGTGCCCCATTGCCAGTTCCTGAGATACTCTGCCGCCACCGTCAGTTGCAAGGCTCTTTTCTCCCAGACTACACTTATGTCAGATCTGCTCTAATATGCCAACACTCCTATATGCCTGCAATTTTCCTCACCCCAAACCAGCTATTTTGCTGTTCTCAGTTACTCTCCTTTGGCTAATCCTAATACCTTTGATGTAGCAGTGTCCAATTAATCAATCAATAAATGGAACattacaaaaaaccccaaaaactagAAAGTACCGGATGGGTGAATGCATCCAAATTACAGGGTGATATCACAACCTGCCCTCTTCAGTTTAGCAACAAGACGTTAGGGATGCCCTGGGTTGGACCTCACATTTCATGTTAATATTAATAGGTGTTTCACAACCAATTTAACATATatacattgttaaaaatgtatcagAGAGAACGTTGTCTACTTTCTCAAGCACTAGCACACTGTTGCTAGAAGAGCAATGAGTCCACTCTTTTGTTCTCAAGAATAAGGCCCTGCACTAATTCTGAAGACCCAAAACAAGAGAATGGTTACAAATTGCATGTGTTAAGGGATTGctaggaggcagatacgccttgtgactcagcagggtgtgcagaaactggcccatgtgactgcagactccattttgctgtaacttcgcacagtaggaacaaaggagtgttcttacacctggaaaagcctatataaggcagaggcctcatctccatcttgtcttcaatcctgcttcttacctctggagggactttgctacaagctgaagctctacacaaggatGATGACCATCCCAGctggatgttctccagagacttgatttaaccTGCAGTTATTCATCa
This sequence is a window from Chelonoidis abingdonii isolate Lonesome George chromosome 7, CheloAbing_2.0, whole genome shotgun sequence. Protein-coding genes within it:
- the PTGER3 gene encoding prostaglandin E2 receptor EP3 subtype produces the protein MTPPQLCVGGRFNHTAPSMWGGASTTRGADNGTARPAEGCGSVSVAFPLSMMLTGTVGNALAMLLVSRACQRKENTRKKSFLLCIGSLALTDLTGQLLTSPVVIAVYLANRNWQELDPSGNLCAFFGFCMTVFGLCPLFIASAMAVERTLAIRAPHWYASHMRTRVTKTVLLSIWLAVFAFALLPIAGLGRYTLQWPGTWCFISTGDNHGVGNTFFASAFAFLGLSSLIVIMACNLATIKALVARCRTKPSASQSSKQWGRITMETLVQLLGIMCVLFACWSPLLIMMLKMIFSHKSVEHCKPSDNTVQSIELQKECNFFLTAVRLASLNQILDPWVYLLLRKILLRKFCQVANAISSCSNNGWKGQPVMLTDEIRQTAA